The Lactuca sativa cultivar Salinas chromosome 2, Lsat_Salinas_v11, whole genome shotgun sequence genome includes a window with the following:
- the LOC111920546 gene encoding uncharacterized protein LOC111920546 isoform X2, with protein sequence MYSCETTTMLLGRGSSFILVRNSNCHFLVPKKNYFLRNSTRFRCMLDQIVSKVAVSSSLSTVLASGNVIAAAAAAGSGSLHGAVTSAITQVAVTAVAIASGACLSTKVDFLWPKVDEQPGSYILDGVDVTGYPVFNDPKVQKAIAFARKAHHGQLRKTGDPYLTHCIDTAKILAVLVPSTGKKAIDTVISGILHDVVDDTCESLFNIEREFGEDIAKLVAGVSRLSYINQLLRRHRRINVNQATLGYEEANNLRVMLLGMVDDPRVVLIKLADRLHNMRTIYALPSGKAKAVAQETLVIWCSLASRLGLWALKAELEDLCFAVLQPQIFRQMRSDLASMWTPSSSSRVGNLRRLSAKSSSNAEPNPEYEASTEDVVVSMKDLLQAVIPFDLLLDRRKRINYIQDLGSCSEVQTKPKVVRDAGIALASLVVCEEELERELFISTSYVPGMEVTLSSRLKSLYSIYSKMNRKDVSIDKVYDARALRVIVGDKSGTLHGQAVECCYSLLNIIHRLWTPIDGEFDDYIVNPKSSGYQSMHEYAEHGVAAHWLYKEAGNKLPAKSNVIGSEITSSSYLSNDMEDKSPVEDDVFHKYSSLKPGHPVLRVEGSHLLAAVIVRVDDDGRDLLVAASFVLAASEAVADRRSSSQRKRWEAYARLYKKVSDEWWCEPGHGDWCTCLEKYTLCRDGMYHKQDQFNRLLPTFIQVIDLSEAEENEYWNVVSAVSEGKQLDSVSFNSERERSTSGWSTPMEAGINNKVLLLRTMLQWEEQLRSEAGLEESSKLTANKNKNKNKNMNQFGFGEIAVVCWPDGEIVRLTSGSTAADAATRVGLEGKLVSVNGQVVLPNTKLKDGDVIQVRVR encoded by the exons ATGTATTCATGCGAGACTACTACGATGTTGTTAGGTCGCGGAAGTTCTTTTATCCTTGTCAGAAACTCCAATTGCCACTTTTTAGTTCCAAAGAAGAATTATTTTCTTCGTAACTCAACGAGATTCCGGTGTATGCTGGACCAAATTGTTTCCAAAGTCGCGGTCTCTTCGTCCTTAAGTACGGTATTGGCCTCAGGAAATGTAATCGCTGCCGCTGCCGCTGCTGGGTCCGGTTCTCTACATGGGGCAGTAACGTCGGCGATTACCCAAGTCGCAGTCACCGCCGTCGCAATTGCGTCCGGAGCTTGTTTATCCACCAAGGTTGATTTTTTATGGCCTAAGGTCGATGAACAACCTG GTTCTTATATACTGGATGGCGTGGATGTTACCGGGTACCCTGTATTTAATGACCCAAAG GTGCAGAAAGCAATTGCATTTGCAAGGAAAGCTCATCATGGTCAGCTTCGGAAAACAGGAGACCCATATTTAACCCACTGTATTGATACAGCAAAAATCTTAGCTGTGTTAGTTCCTTCAACTGGGAAAAAG GCTATTGATACTGTCATTTCTGGCATACTACATGATGTTGTTGATGATACATGTGAAAGCTTGTTCAACATAGAGAGAGAGTTTGGTGAAGATATAGCAAAACTGGTGGCTGGTGTTTCCAGGTTGAGTTATATCAATCAG TTGTTACGAAGACACCGCAGGATAAATGTGAATCAGGCTACCCTTGGCTATGAGGAG GCAAACAATTTACGAGTGATGCTCTTGGGCATGGTTGATGATCCACGTGTGGTGCTCATCAAGCTTGCAGACCGTCTACACAACATGAGAACCAT TTATGCTCTACCCTCGGGCAAGGCTAAAGCTGTAGCACAGGAGACTTTGGTCATTTGGTGCTCTCTTGCTTCCAGATTGGGCCTTTGGGCTTTAAAAGCTGAACTCGAAGACCTCTGTTTTGCTGTTCTTCAG CCTCAGATCTTCCGGCAGATGCGATCTGACCTGGCCTCCATGTGGACacccagcagcagcagcagagtAGGCAACCTGAGAAGACTATCAGCCAAAAGCAGCTCAAATGCAGAACCAAATCCTGAGTATGAAGCATCAACAGAAGATGTCGTAGTCAGCATGAAG GATCTTTTGCAGGCTGTTATTCCATTTGATCTCCTGCTTGATCGAAGAAAACGTATTAATTATATTCAAGATCTAGGGTCTTGCTCAGAGGTccaaacaaaaccaaaagttgtGAGGGATGCTGGGATTGCCCTAGCATCTCTGGTCGTTTGTGAGGAAGAACTGGAACGCGAGTTGTTTATATCAACCTC CTATGTTCCTGGAATGGAGGTAACCTTATCTAGCCGCCTTAAAAGTTTGTACAGCATCTATAGTAAG ATGAATCGTAAAGATGTGAGCATTGATAAAGTATATGATGCACGTGCACTGAGAGTAATTGTTGGAGATAAAAGTGGAACTTTACATGGACAAGCTGTCGAGTGTTGCTACAGTCTTCTAAATATCATACACAG GCTTTGGACACCAATTGATGGCGAGTTCGACGATTACATTGTCAATCCAAAGTCAAGCGGATATCAG agcaTGCATGAATATGCTGAGCATGGAGTTGCTGCTCATTGGCTTTACAAAGAAGCTGGTAATAAGTTGCCTGCGAAGAGCAATGTAATTGGTTCGGAGATAACATCATCCTCATATCTCTCGAATGACATGGAAGATAAAAGTCCAGTTGAAGATGATGTGTTTCACAAATACAGCTCTCTAAAACCAGGACATCCGGTCCTTAGAGTTGAAGGAAGCCATTTGCTTGCTGCAGTAATTGTCAG AGTGGATGATGATGGAAGGGATCTGCTTGTGGCTGCGAGCTTCGTACTCGCCGCTTCTGAAGCAGTTGCGGACAGAAGATCTTCTTCTCAAAGAAAGCGGTGGGAAGCTTATGCAAGATTGTACAAAAAG GTATCGGATGAATGGTGGTGTGAACCAGGGCATGGTGATTGGTGTACCTGCTTGGAGAAGTATACACTCTGCCGTGATGGTATGTACCATAAG CAAGACCAATTTAATCGCCTGCTGCCAACATTCATTCAAGTAATCGATTTATCTGAAGCAGAGGAAAACGAATACTGGAATGTTGTGTCTGCTGTGTCGGAGGGGAAACAGCTTGATTCTGTGTCATTCAACTCTGAGAGGGAGAGGTCAACCTCTGGTTGGTCTACCCCCATGGAAGCTGGTATCAACAATAAG GTGCTCCTGTTGAGGACTATGCTCCAATGGGAGGAACAATTGCGATCTGAAGCAGGTCTTGAAGAATCATCAAAGCTTACTGCTAATAAGAATAAGAATAAGAATAAGAATATGAATCAGTTTGGGTTTGGAGAAATAGCAGTTGTGTGCTGGCCTGATGGTGAGATCGTGCGGTTGACAAGTGGGAGCACGGCTGCAGATGCTGCCACCAGGGTTGGACTTGAGGGCAAGCTGGTTTCTGTGAATGGTCAGGTTGTGTTGCCTAACACAAAGCTTAAAGATGGTGATGTTATTCAAGTTAGAGTCCGCTAA
- the LOC111920546 gene encoding uncharacterized protein LOC111920546 isoform X3 — translation MNNLVLIYWMAWMLPGTLYLMTQRQVQKAIAFARKAHHGQLRKTGDPYLTHCIDTAKILAVLVPSTGKKAIDTVISGILHDVVDDTCESLFNIEREFGEDIAKLVAGVSRLSYINQLLRRHRRINVNQATLGYEEANNLRVMLLGMVDDPRVVLIKLADRLHNMRTIYALPSGKAKAVAQETLVIWCSLASRLGLWALKAELEDLCFAVLQPQIFRQMRSDLASMWTPSSSSRVGNLRRLSAKSSSNAEPNPEYEASTEDVVVSMKDLLQAVIPFDLLLDRRKRINYIQDLGSCSEVQTKPKVVRDAGIALASLVVCEEELERELFISTSYVPGMEVTLSSRLKSLYSIYSKMNRKDVSIDKVYDARALRVIVGDKSGTLHGQAVECCYSLLNIIHRLWTPIDGEFDDYIVNPKSSGYQSLHTAVHGPENSPLEVQIRTQSMHEYAEHGVAAHWLYKEAGNKLPAKSNVIGSEITSSSYLSNDMEDKSPVEDDVFHKYSSLKPGHPVLRVEGSHLLAAVIVRVDDDGRDLLVAASFVLAASEAVADRRSSSQRKRWEAYARLYKKVSDEWWCEPGHGDWCTCLEKYTLCRDGMYHKQDQFNRLLPTFIQVIDLSEAEENEYWNVVSAVSEGKQLDSVSFNSERERSTSGWSTPMEAGINNKVLLLRTMLQWEEQLRSEAGLEESSKLTANKNKNKNKNMNQFGFGEIAVVCWPDGEIVRLTSGSTAADAATRVGLEGKLVSVNGQVVLPNTKLKDGDVIQVRVR, via the exons ATGAACAACCTG GTTCTTATATACTGGATGGCGTGGATGTTACCGGGTACCCTGTATTTAATGACCCAAAG GCAGGTGCAGAAAGCAATTGCATTTGCAAGGAAAGCTCATCATGGTCAGCTTCGGAAAACAGGAGACCCATATTTAACCCACTGTATTGATACAGCAAAAATCTTAGCTGTGTTAGTTCCTTCAACTGGGAAAAAG GCTATTGATACTGTCATTTCTGGCATACTACATGATGTTGTTGATGATACATGTGAAAGCTTGTTCAACATAGAGAGAGAGTTTGGTGAAGATATAGCAAAACTGGTGGCTGGTGTTTCCAGGTTGAGTTATATCAATCAG TTGTTACGAAGACACCGCAGGATAAATGTGAATCAGGCTACCCTTGGCTATGAGGAG GCAAACAATTTACGAGTGATGCTCTTGGGCATGGTTGATGATCCACGTGTGGTGCTCATCAAGCTTGCAGACCGTCTACACAACATGAGAACCAT TTATGCTCTACCCTCGGGCAAGGCTAAAGCTGTAGCACAGGAGACTTTGGTCATTTGGTGCTCTCTTGCTTCCAGATTGGGCCTTTGGGCTTTAAAAGCTGAACTCGAAGACCTCTGTTTTGCTGTTCTTCAG CCTCAGATCTTCCGGCAGATGCGATCTGACCTGGCCTCCATGTGGACacccagcagcagcagcagagtAGGCAACCTGAGAAGACTATCAGCCAAAAGCAGCTCAAATGCAGAACCAAATCCTGAGTATGAAGCATCAACAGAAGATGTCGTAGTCAGCATGAAG GATCTTTTGCAGGCTGTTATTCCATTTGATCTCCTGCTTGATCGAAGAAAACGTATTAATTATATTCAAGATCTAGGGTCTTGCTCAGAGGTccaaacaaaaccaaaagttgtGAGGGATGCTGGGATTGCCCTAGCATCTCTGGTCGTTTGTGAGGAAGAACTGGAACGCGAGTTGTTTATATCAACCTC CTATGTTCCTGGAATGGAGGTAACCTTATCTAGCCGCCTTAAAAGTTTGTACAGCATCTATAGTAAG ATGAATCGTAAAGATGTGAGCATTGATAAAGTATATGATGCACGTGCACTGAGAGTAATTGTTGGAGATAAAAGTGGAACTTTACATGGACAAGCTGTCGAGTGTTGCTACAGTCTTCTAAATATCATACACAG GCTTTGGACACCAATTGATGGCGAGTTCGACGATTACATTGTCAATCCAAAGTCAAGCGGATATCAG TCTCTGCACACTGCAGTGCATGGTCCAGAAAACTCACCCTTGGAAGTCCAAATAAGAActcag agcaTGCATGAATATGCTGAGCATGGAGTTGCTGCTCATTGGCTTTACAAAGAAGCTGGTAATAAGTTGCCTGCGAAGAGCAATGTAATTGGTTCGGAGATAACATCATCCTCATATCTCTCGAATGACATGGAAGATAAAAGTCCAGTTGAAGATGATGTGTTTCACAAATACAGCTCTCTAAAACCAGGACATCCGGTCCTTAGAGTTGAAGGAAGCCATTTGCTTGCTGCAGTAATTGTCAG AGTGGATGATGATGGAAGGGATCTGCTTGTGGCTGCGAGCTTCGTACTCGCCGCTTCTGAAGCAGTTGCGGACAGAAGATCTTCTTCTCAAAGAAAGCGGTGGGAAGCTTATGCAAGATTGTACAAAAAG GTATCGGATGAATGGTGGTGTGAACCAGGGCATGGTGATTGGTGTACCTGCTTGGAGAAGTATACACTCTGCCGTGATGGTATGTACCATAAG CAAGACCAATTTAATCGCCTGCTGCCAACATTCATTCAAGTAATCGATTTATCTGAAGCAGAGGAAAACGAATACTGGAATGTTGTGTCTGCTGTGTCGGAGGGGAAACAGCTTGATTCTGTGTCATTCAACTCTGAGAGGGAGAGGTCAACCTCTGGTTGGTCTACCCCCATGGAAGCTGGTATCAACAATAAG GTGCTCCTGTTGAGGACTATGCTCCAATGGGAGGAACAATTGCGATCTGAAGCAGGTCTTGAAGAATCATCAAAGCTTACTGCTAATAAGAATAAGAATAAGAATAAGAATATGAATCAGTTTGGGTTTGGAGAAATAGCAGTTGTGTGCTGGCCTGATGGTGAGATCGTGCGGTTGACAAGTGGGAGCACGGCTGCAGATGCTGCCACCAGGGTTGGACTTGAGGGCAAGCTGGTTTCTGTGAATGGTCAGGTTGTGTTGCCTAACACAAAGCTTAAAGATGGTGATGTTATTCAAGTTAGAGTCCGCTAA
- the LOC111920546 gene encoding uncharacterized protein LOC111920546 isoform X1, with the protein MYSCETTTMLLGRGSSFILVRNSNCHFLVPKKNYFLRNSTRFRCMLDQIVSKVAVSSSLSTVLASGNVIAAAAAAGSGSLHGAVTSAITQVAVTAVAIASGACLSTKVDFLWPKVDEQPGSYILDGVDVTGYPVFNDPKVQKAIAFARKAHHGQLRKTGDPYLTHCIDTAKILAVLVPSTGKKAIDTVISGILHDVVDDTCESLFNIEREFGEDIAKLVAGVSRLSYINQLLRRHRRINVNQATLGYEEANNLRVMLLGMVDDPRVVLIKLADRLHNMRTIYALPSGKAKAVAQETLVIWCSLASRLGLWALKAELEDLCFAVLQPQIFRQMRSDLASMWTPSSSSRVGNLRRLSAKSSSNAEPNPEYEASTEDVVVSMKDLLQAVIPFDLLLDRRKRINYIQDLGSCSEVQTKPKVVRDAGIALASLVVCEEELERELFISTSYVPGMEVTLSSRLKSLYSIYSKMNRKDVSIDKVYDARALRVIVGDKSGTLHGQAVECCYSLLNIIHRLWTPIDGEFDDYIVNPKSSGYQSLHTAVHGPENSPLEVQIRTQSMHEYAEHGVAAHWLYKEAGNKLPAKSNVIGSEITSSSYLSNDMEDKSPVEDDVFHKYSSLKPGHPVLRVEGSHLLAAVIVRVDDDGRDLLVAASFVLAASEAVADRRSSSQRKRWEAYARLYKKVSDEWWCEPGHGDWCTCLEKYTLCRDGMYHKQDQFNRLLPTFIQVIDLSEAEENEYWNVVSAVSEGKQLDSVSFNSERERSTSGWSTPMEAGINNKVLLLRTMLQWEEQLRSEAGLEESSKLTANKNKNKNKNMNQFGFGEIAVVCWPDGEIVRLTSGSTAADAATRVGLEGKLVSVNGQVVLPNTKLKDGDVIQVRVR; encoded by the exons ATGTATTCATGCGAGACTACTACGATGTTGTTAGGTCGCGGAAGTTCTTTTATCCTTGTCAGAAACTCCAATTGCCACTTTTTAGTTCCAAAGAAGAATTATTTTCTTCGTAACTCAACGAGATTCCGGTGTATGCTGGACCAAATTGTTTCCAAAGTCGCGGTCTCTTCGTCCTTAAGTACGGTATTGGCCTCAGGAAATGTAATCGCTGCCGCTGCCGCTGCTGGGTCCGGTTCTCTACATGGGGCAGTAACGTCGGCGATTACCCAAGTCGCAGTCACCGCCGTCGCAATTGCGTCCGGAGCTTGTTTATCCACCAAGGTTGATTTTTTATGGCCTAAGGTCGATGAACAACCTG GTTCTTATATACTGGATGGCGTGGATGTTACCGGGTACCCTGTATTTAATGACCCAAAG GTGCAGAAAGCAATTGCATTTGCAAGGAAAGCTCATCATGGTCAGCTTCGGAAAACAGGAGACCCATATTTAACCCACTGTATTGATACAGCAAAAATCTTAGCTGTGTTAGTTCCTTCAACTGGGAAAAAG GCTATTGATACTGTCATTTCTGGCATACTACATGATGTTGTTGATGATACATGTGAAAGCTTGTTCAACATAGAGAGAGAGTTTGGTGAAGATATAGCAAAACTGGTGGCTGGTGTTTCCAGGTTGAGTTATATCAATCAG TTGTTACGAAGACACCGCAGGATAAATGTGAATCAGGCTACCCTTGGCTATGAGGAG GCAAACAATTTACGAGTGATGCTCTTGGGCATGGTTGATGATCCACGTGTGGTGCTCATCAAGCTTGCAGACCGTCTACACAACATGAGAACCAT TTATGCTCTACCCTCGGGCAAGGCTAAAGCTGTAGCACAGGAGACTTTGGTCATTTGGTGCTCTCTTGCTTCCAGATTGGGCCTTTGGGCTTTAAAAGCTGAACTCGAAGACCTCTGTTTTGCTGTTCTTCAG CCTCAGATCTTCCGGCAGATGCGATCTGACCTGGCCTCCATGTGGACacccagcagcagcagcagagtAGGCAACCTGAGAAGACTATCAGCCAAAAGCAGCTCAAATGCAGAACCAAATCCTGAGTATGAAGCATCAACAGAAGATGTCGTAGTCAGCATGAAG GATCTTTTGCAGGCTGTTATTCCATTTGATCTCCTGCTTGATCGAAGAAAACGTATTAATTATATTCAAGATCTAGGGTCTTGCTCAGAGGTccaaacaaaaccaaaagttgtGAGGGATGCTGGGATTGCCCTAGCATCTCTGGTCGTTTGTGAGGAAGAACTGGAACGCGAGTTGTTTATATCAACCTC CTATGTTCCTGGAATGGAGGTAACCTTATCTAGCCGCCTTAAAAGTTTGTACAGCATCTATAGTAAG ATGAATCGTAAAGATGTGAGCATTGATAAAGTATATGATGCACGTGCACTGAGAGTAATTGTTGGAGATAAAAGTGGAACTTTACATGGACAAGCTGTCGAGTGTTGCTACAGTCTTCTAAATATCATACACAG GCTTTGGACACCAATTGATGGCGAGTTCGACGATTACATTGTCAATCCAAAGTCAAGCGGATATCAG TCTCTGCACACTGCAGTGCATGGTCCAGAAAACTCACCCTTGGAAGTCCAAATAAGAActcag agcaTGCATGAATATGCTGAGCATGGAGTTGCTGCTCATTGGCTTTACAAAGAAGCTGGTAATAAGTTGCCTGCGAAGAGCAATGTAATTGGTTCGGAGATAACATCATCCTCATATCTCTCGAATGACATGGAAGATAAAAGTCCAGTTGAAGATGATGTGTTTCACAAATACAGCTCTCTAAAACCAGGACATCCGGTCCTTAGAGTTGAAGGAAGCCATTTGCTTGCTGCAGTAATTGTCAG AGTGGATGATGATGGAAGGGATCTGCTTGTGGCTGCGAGCTTCGTACTCGCCGCTTCTGAAGCAGTTGCGGACAGAAGATCTTCTTCTCAAAGAAAGCGGTGGGAAGCTTATGCAAGATTGTACAAAAAG GTATCGGATGAATGGTGGTGTGAACCAGGGCATGGTGATTGGTGTACCTGCTTGGAGAAGTATACACTCTGCCGTGATGGTATGTACCATAAG CAAGACCAATTTAATCGCCTGCTGCCAACATTCATTCAAGTAATCGATTTATCTGAAGCAGAGGAAAACGAATACTGGAATGTTGTGTCTGCTGTGTCGGAGGGGAAACAGCTTGATTCTGTGTCATTCAACTCTGAGAGGGAGAGGTCAACCTCTGGTTGGTCTACCCCCATGGAAGCTGGTATCAACAATAAG GTGCTCCTGTTGAGGACTATGCTCCAATGGGAGGAACAATTGCGATCTGAAGCAGGTCTTGAAGAATCATCAAAGCTTACTGCTAATAAGAATAAGAATAAGAATAAGAATATGAATCAGTTTGGGTTTGGAGAAATAGCAGTTGTGTGCTGGCCTGATGGTGAGATCGTGCGGTTGACAAGTGGGAGCACGGCTGCAGATGCTGCCACCAGGGTTGGACTTGAGGGCAAGCTGGTTTCTGTGAATGGTCAGGTTGTGTTGCCTAACACAAAGCTTAAAGATGGTGATGTTATTCAAGTTAGAGTCCGCTAA
- the LOC111920546 gene encoding uncharacterized protein LOC111920546 isoform X4 — MYSCETTTMLLGRGSSFILVRNSNCHFLVPKKNYFLRNSTRFRCMLDQIVSKVAVSSSLSTVLASGNVIAAAAAAGSGSLHGAVTSAITQVAVTAVAIASGACLSTKVDFLWPKVDEQPGSYILDGVDVTGYPVFNDPKVQKAIAFARKAHHGQLRKTGDPYLTHCIDTAKILAVLVPSTGKKAIDTVISGILHDVVDDTCESLFNIEREFGEDIAKLVAGVSRLSYINQLLRRHRRINVNQATLGYEEANNLRVMLLGMVDDPRVVLIKLADRLHNMRTIYALPSGKAKAVAQETLVIWCSLASRLGLWALKAELEDLCFAVLQPQIFRQMRSDLASMWTPSSSSRVGNLRRLSAKSSSNAEPNPEYEASTEDVVVSMKDLLQAVIPFDLLLDRRKRINYIQDLGSCSEVQTKPKVVRDAGIALASLVVCEEELERELFISTSYVPGMEVTLSSRLKSLYSIYSKMNRKDVSIDKVYDARALRVIVGDKSGTLHGQAVECCYSLLNIIHRLWTPIDGEFDDYIVNPKSSGYQSLHTAVHGPENSPLEVQIRTQSMHEYAEHGVAAHWLYKEAGNKLPAKSNVIGSEITSSSYLSNDMEDKSPVEDDVFHKYSSLKPGHPVLRVEGSHLLAAVIVRVDDDGRDLLVAASFVLAASEAVADRRSSSQRKRWEAYARLYKKVSDEWWCEPGHGDWCTCLEKYTLCRDGMYHKRKTNTGMLCLLCRRGNSLILCHSTLRGRGQPLVGLPPWKLVSTIRCSC, encoded by the exons ATGTATTCATGCGAGACTACTACGATGTTGTTAGGTCGCGGAAGTTCTTTTATCCTTGTCAGAAACTCCAATTGCCACTTTTTAGTTCCAAAGAAGAATTATTTTCTTCGTAACTCAACGAGATTCCGGTGTATGCTGGACCAAATTGTTTCCAAAGTCGCGGTCTCTTCGTCCTTAAGTACGGTATTGGCCTCAGGAAATGTAATCGCTGCCGCTGCCGCTGCTGGGTCCGGTTCTCTACATGGGGCAGTAACGTCGGCGATTACCCAAGTCGCAGTCACCGCCGTCGCAATTGCGTCCGGAGCTTGTTTATCCACCAAGGTTGATTTTTTATGGCCTAAGGTCGATGAACAACCTG GTTCTTATATACTGGATGGCGTGGATGTTACCGGGTACCCTGTATTTAATGACCCAAAG GTGCAGAAAGCAATTGCATTTGCAAGGAAAGCTCATCATGGTCAGCTTCGGAAAACAGGAGACCCATATTTAACCCACTGTATTGATACAGCAAAAATCTTAGCTGTGTTAGTTCCTTCAACTGGGAAAAAG GCTATTGATACTGTCATTTCTGGCATACTACATGATGTTGTTGATGATACATGTGAAAGCTTGTTCAACATAGAGAGAGAGTTTGGTGAAGATATAGCAAAACTGGTGGCTGGTGTTTCCAGGTTGAGTTATATCAATCAG TTGTTACGAAGACACCGCAGGATAAATGTGAATCAGGCTACCCTTGGCTATGAGGAG GCAAACAATTTACGAGTGATGCTCTTGGGCATGGTTGATGATCCACGTGTGGTGCTCATCAAGCTTGCAGACCGTCTACACAACATGAGAACCAT TTATGCTCTACCCTCGGGCAAGGCTAAAGCTGTAGCACAGGAGACTTTGGTCATTTGGTGCTCTCTTGCTTCCAGATTGGGCCTTTGGGCTTTAAAAGCTGAACTCGAAGACCTCTGTTTTGCTGTTCTTCAG CCTCAGATCTTCCGGCAGATGCGATCTGACCTGGCCTCCATGTGGACacccagcagcagcagcagagtAGGCAACCTGAGAAGACTATCAGCCAAAAGCAGCTCAAATGCAGAACCAAATCCTGAGTATGAAGCATCAACAGAAGATGTCGTAGTCAGCATGAAG GATCTTTTGCAGGCTGTTATTCCATTTGATCTCCTGCTTGATCGAAGAAAACGTATTAATTATATTCAAGATCTAGGGTCTTGCTCAGAGGTccaaacaaaaccaaaagttgtGAGGGATGCTGGGATTGCCCTAGCATCTCTGGTCGTTTGTGAGGAAGAACTGGAACGCGAGTTGTTTATATCAACCTC CTATGTTCCTGGAATGGAGGTAACCTTATCTAGCCGCCTTAAAAGTTTGTACAGCATCTATAGTAAG ATGAATCGTAAAGATGTGAGCATTGATAAAGTATATGATGCACGTGCACTGAGAGTAATTGTTGGAGATAAAAGTGGAACTTTACATGGACAAGCTGTCGAGTGTTGCTACAGTCTTCTAAATATCATACACAG GCTTTGGACACCAATTGATGGCGAGTTCGACGATTACATTGTCAATCCAAAGTCAAGCGGATATCAG TCTCTGCACACTGCAGTGCATGGTCCAGAAAACTCACCCTTGGAAGTCCAAATAAGAActcag agcaTGCATGAATATGCTGAGCATGGAGTTGCTGCTCATTGGCTTTACAAAGAAGCTGGTAATAAGTTGCCTGCGAAGAGCAATGTAATTGGTTCGGAGATAACATCATCCTCATATCTCTCGAATGACATGGAAGATAAAAGTCCAGTTGAAGATGATGTGTTTCACAAATACAGCTCTCTAAAACCAGGACATCCGGTCCTTAGAGTTGAAGGAAGCCATTTGCTTGCTGCAGTAATTGTCAG AGTGGATGATGATGGAAGGGATCTGCTTGTGGCTGCGAGCTTCGTACTCGCCGCTTCTGAAGCAGTTGCGGACAGAAGATCTTCTTCTCAAAGAAAGCGGTGGGAAGCTTATGCAAGATTGTACAAAAAG GTATCGGATGAATGGTGGTGTGAACCAGGGCATGGTGATTGGTGTACCTGCTTGGAGAAGTATACACTCTGCCGTGATGGTATGTACCATAAG AGGAAAACGAATACTGGAATGTTGTGTCTGCTGTGTCGGAGGGGAAACAGCTTGATTCTGTGTCATTCAACTCTGAGAGGGAGAGGTCAACCTCTGGTTGGTCTACCCCCATGGAAGCTGGTATCAACAATAAG GTGCTCCTGTTGA